In Wenyingzhuangia fucanilytica, the following are encoded in one genomic region:
- a CDS encoding DUF262 domain-containing protein, which yields MENKVYYGQYTLHHWITLILKKNLILPEYQRHFVWDEKKVSILIKSLKEKQFVPPILIGSFKENGNTENLILDGQQRLTSILLAYLGLFPDENTFKNTLKKLADEDDGLYDEDDAEPYDNIMEWRFDFLTKKGDTKKEILENIIEGNYKKINRNLNEDFFKTTFLGFSYLVPDNQNEVRQQKYYSSVFRNINIQGQTLLPQESRASLYFLNKDLSTFFVPDFINEISMKNTSYDSKIDFVRYLSLLSQYFIDENPNNVAKRYGRKTEEYYEKYIYSVTGETDSSMFENFETIFPEKKFDTPFEKIKETINELSLDKEYHSIIDLDLYFFGLIYLIAFKNKVIDITKKDEIKEKINNKIESLKTTENHKSTPGALKYLRERIRWSILIYKRYLKNE from the coding sequence ATGGAAAATAAAGTCTATTATGGTCAATATACTCTTCATCATTGGATTACTTTAATCTTAAAAAAAAATCTTATTTTACCTGAATATCAAAGACATTTTGTTTGGGATGAAAAGAAAGTTTCAATTTTAATAAAATCTTTGAAAGAAAAACAGTTTGTTCCACCAATTTTAATCGGTTCATTTAAAGAAAATGGAAATACAGAAAATTTAATTTTAGATGGACAACAAAGGCTAACAAGTATTTTACTTGCTTATTTAGGATTATTTCCTGATGAAAATACATTTAAAAATACTTTGAAAAAATTAGCCGATGAAGATGACGGTTTATATGATGAGGATGATGCTGAACCGTATGACAACATCATGGAATGGAGATTTGATTTTTTAACTAAAAAAGGAGATACAAAAAAAGAAATTCTTGAAAATATAATAGAGGGTAATTATAAAAAAATTAATAGAAATCTAAATGAAGACTTTTTCAAGACTACATTTTTAGGATTTTCTTATTTAGTTCCTGATAACCAAAACGAAGTTAGACAACAAAAGTATTATTCTTCTGTTTTTAGAAACATCAATATTCAAGGACAAACTCTTTTACCTCAAGAAAGTAGAGCTTCTTTATATTTTCTAAATAAAGACTTATCTACTTTTTTTGTACCAGATTTCATCAATGAAATCTCTATGAAAAACACAAGTTATGATTCTAAAATTGACTTTGTTAGATATTTATCATTGTTATCGCAATATTTCATTGATGAAAACCCTAATAATGTTGCTAAGAGATACGGACGTAAAACTGAGGAATATTACGAAAAATATATTTACTCAGTAACTGGAGAAACGGATTCAAGTATGTTTGAAAATTTTGAAACCATTTTTCCTGAAAAAAAATTTGACACTCCATTCGAAAAAATAAAAGAAACTATTAATGAACTAAGTTTAGACAAAGAGTATCATTCAATTATTGACCTAGACCTGTATTTTTTTGGACTAATTTATTTAATTGCATTTAAAAATAAAGTAATTGACATCACTAAGAAAGATGAAATAAAAGAAAAAATTAACAATAAAATAGAAAGCCTAAAAACTACTGAAAACCATAAATCTACACCAGGAGCATTAAAGTACTTAAGAGAGCGAATTCGTTGGTCAATTTTAATTTATAAAAGATATTTAAAGAATGAATAA
- a CDS encoding helix-turn-helix domain-containing protein translates to MESNQKQHCRKKTYTKVGFELKLFIIDQIQNGQISTNFAAKKYNVPRSSIDYWIKKYSTLDQKKKAMSKQDEIKKLKEKIEELEFVKDFQQDIIADMEIITGTELSKKSLPKTLADEIQKKKQNRLKENG, encoded by the coding sequence ATGGAAAGTAATCAAAAACAACACTGTCGAAAAAAAACATACACTAAAGTAGGTTTTGAACTCAAATTATTCATCATTGACCAAATTCAAAATGGTCAAATTTCTACCAATTTTGCTGCTAAAAAATATAACGTTCCTAGATCTTCTATCGATTATTGGATTAAAAAATATAGTACTTTAGACCAAAAGAAAAAAGCAATGAGCAAACAGGACGAAATCAAAAAATTGAAAGAGAAAATTGAAGAGCTTGAATTCGTGAAAGATTTTCAACAAGACATCATAGCCGACATGGAAATCATCACTGGAACCGAGTTGTCAAAAAAGTCATTGCCCAAAACATTAGCAGACGAGATTCAGAAAAAGAAACAAAACCGTTTAAAAGAAAATGGTTAA
- a CDS encoding IS3 family transposase, with translation MSKQAFYKRLKNHQKQLHNEQIIIKLVKQCRNKIGLFLGAKKLYHELKNKFKNLGIKIGRDKFFTLLKNHKLLIKRNKNYHVTTNSKHMFYKYKNLIKDKVPTRAEQVWVTDITYIKTDKGHAYLALVTDAYSKQIMGYKIDNNMKTELCLDALKMAIKNRKYPNQKLIHHSDRGLQYCNPTYTKFAEDNGIIMSMTEQYDPYENAIAERINRTLKYEYGLKHVIKNLKLAKTITKKAVEIYNNLRPHCSLDLCTPKQVHLNQNINYKSYRRNKNKLELLTL, from the coding sequence ATTAGTAAACAAGCTTTCTATAAACGCTTGAAAAATCATCAAAAACAACTACATAACGAACAGATTATCATCAAACTTGTAAAACAGTGTCGTAACAAAATTGGACTGTTTTTAGGAGCTAAAAAACTGTATCATGAACTCAAAAATAAGTTCAAAAACCTTGGAATTAAAATAGGAAGAGATAAGTTTTTCACACTTCTTAAAAATCATAAACTACTGATTAAAAGAAACAAAAACTATCATGTAACCACCAATTCAAAGCACATGTTTTACAAATACAAGAACTTAATTAAAGACAAAGTACCCACCAGAGCCGAACAAGTTTGGGTAACGGATATCACATACATTAAAACAGATAAAGGACATGCATACCTGGCACTCGTAACAGATGCTTATTCCAAACAAATTATGGGATATAAGATAGATAATAACATGAAGACTGAACTCTGCTTAGATGCGCTTAAAATGGCTATCAAGAATAGAAAATATCCTAATCAAAAATTAATTCATCACTCTGATAGAGGTTTACAATATTGTAATCCTACTTACACTAAGTTTGCTGAAGACAATGGAATCATTATGAGTATGACAGAACAATATGACCCTTACGAAAATGCAATTGCAGAAAGAATTAACAGAACTTTAAAATATGAATATGGTTTAAAACATGTCATAAAAAATCTTAAATTAGCAAAAACAATCACCAAAAAGGCGGTCGAAATATATAACAATCTTCGTCCACATTGTAGTCTTGATTTATGCACTCCGAAACAGGTGCACTTAAATCAAAATATAAACTACAAATCGTACCGAAGAAATAAAAACAAACTGGAATTGTTAACCCTTTAA
- a CDS encoding acyltransferase family protein, whose protein sequence is MNYISGLNGVRAIAVFLVVIAHWFPQDHFLKIFPIGNFGVDVFFVLSGFLISRILFQEIKKNTNKVRILKVFLWRRFIRIFPIYYLTLFFLYLTRNTIGNNFVENINWYLFYVSNYLNYKETKWFGALAHLWSLSVEEQFYLFWPLLLLFIIKKKNILITGIMFIIIGTIYPFIIGGWHKVLTIACLNTFGSGIILAYSEVFEPKWKNIFFKYIKSIGYLMLSLIIINYLIYKIPFFSTRLATSIIAVQIIIFFKEKKEKNIIYRVCNSKVLDFLGMISYGLYLYHNLVPRYWKASINKLGLSTPYSKNYEFTYWESFLMVLILILTSYISWVIIEKPFLKLKKYISY, encoded by the coding sequence ATGAATTACATTTCAGGATTAAATGGCGTTAGAGCTATAGCTGTTTTTTTAGTCGTAATAGCTCATTGGTTTCCCCAAGATCATTTTTTAAAGATTTTTCCAATTGGAAACTTTGGAGTAGATGTATTTTTTGTTTTAAGTGGTTTTTTAATATCTCGAATTCTCTTTCAGGAAATTAAAAAAAACACAAACAAAGTACGTATTCTTAAAGTTTTTCTTTGGAGAAGGTTTATCAGAATTTTTCCAATATATTACTTGACTTTATTTTTTCTTTATTTAACACGAAATACTATTGGAAACAACTTTGTTGAAAATATTAATTGGTATTTATTTTATGTATCAAATTATTTAAACTACAAAGAAACAAAATGGTTTGGTGCACTTGCTCATTTATGGTCCTTATCAGTTGAAGAACAGTTTTATTTATTTTGGCCATTATTGTTACTCTTCATAATCAAAAAGAAAAACATACTAATTACTGGTATTATGTTTATTATTATTGGAACTATTTATCCTTTTATTATAGGTGGTTGGCACAAAGTACTAACTATAGCTTGTTTAAATACTTTTGGCTCAGGAATTATACTTGCTTATTCAGAAGTTTTTGAACCAAAATGGAAGAACATTTTTTTTAAGTATATAAAATCTATTGGATACTTAATGTTAAGTTTAATAATTATTAATTATTTGATATATAAAATTCCTTTCTTCTCAACTCGTTTAGCAACTTCAATAATTGCAGTTCAGATAATAATATTCTTTAAAGAAAAAAAAGAAAAAAATATTATTTATCGTGTGTGTAATAGTAAAGTACTAGATTTTCTAGGTATGATTAGCTATGGTTTATATCTATATCATAATTTAGTTCCTCGATATTGGAAAGCATCAATAAACAAACTCGGGTTATCAACTCCTTATTCTAAAAATTATGAATTTACTTATTGGGAGTCATTTTTGATGGTTTTAATATTAATTCTGACAAGCTACATATCTTGGGTTATAATTGAAAAACCTTTTTTGAAATTAAAGAAATATATATCATATTAA
- a CDS encoding zeta toxin family protein: MDKPKLLVIAGCNGSGKSSFSKAFTEGGIKPYDYDKVYKEKYESLIDTELRDRMAHNLARKDLENTIKSSIKNRTDFCYETNFNSTPLYWPEIFKSENYRIEIVFFCLDSIEKAKERVRIRFENGGHFVPDNEVKERYELGYKHLNKNWKFFDSVTLFETSKYNDTPSHLFTIEEEQFILKNDFPKYLEKFIPSIKELNKKH, from the coding sequence ATGGATAAACCAAAATTATTAGTAATTGCTGGTTGTAATGGTTCTGGAAAATCTTCTTTCTCAAAAGCTTTCACAGAAGGAGGAATAAAACCTTATGATTATGATAAAGTTTATAAGGAAAAGTATGAATCTCTAATCGATACTGAATTAAGAGATCGAATGGCTCATAATCTTGCTAGAAAAGATTTAGAAAACACAATAAAATCTTCTATAAAAAACAGAACTGATTTCTGTTATGAAACAAACTTCAACTCTACTCCACTATATTGGCCTGAGATTTTTAAATCTGAAAATTACAGAATCGAAATAGTTTTCTTTTGTCTAGATTCAATTGAAAAAGCAAAAGAAAGAGTCCGTATTAGATTTGAAAATGGTGGACATTTTGTACCTGATAATGAAGTCAAAGAAAGGTATGAATTAGGTTATAAACACTTAAATAAAAATTGGAAGTTTTTTGACTCTGTTACTCTTTTTGAAACAAGTAAATACAATGATACTCCTAGTCACTTATTTACAATTGAAGAAGAACAATTTATATTAAAAAATGATTTTCCTAAATATCTTGAGAAATTCATCCCTAGCATAAAAGAGTTAAATAAAAAACATTAG
- a CDS encoding IS3 family transposase, translated as MSKQAFYKRLKNHQKQLHNEQIIIKLVKECRNKIGQFLGAKKLYHELKHEFKELGIKIGRDKFFTLLKNHKLLIKRNKNYHVTTNSKHIFYKYKNLIKDKVPTRAEQVWVTDITYIKTDKGHAYLALVTDAYSKQIMDYKIDNNMKTELCLEALKMAIKNRKYPNQKLIHHSDRGIQYCNPIYTKFAEDNGITMSMTEQYDPYENAIAERINRTLKYEYGLKHVIKNLKLAKAITKKAVEIYNNLRPHCSLDLCTPKHVHLNQNINYKSYRRNKNKLELLTF; from the coding sequence ATTAGTAAACAAGCTTTCTATAAACGCTTGAAAAATCATCAAAAACAACTACATAACGAACAAATTATCATCAAACTTGTAAAGGAGTGTCGTAATAAAATTGGACAGTTTTTAGGTGCTAAAAAGCTGTATCATGAACTGAAACATGAGTTTAAAGAACTTGGAATTAAAATAGGAAGAGATAAGTTTTTCACACTTCTCAAAAACCATAAACTACTGATTAAGAGAAATAAAAACTATCATGTAACCACCAATTCTAAACACATCTTTTACAAATACAAGAACTTAATTAAAGACAAAGTACCTACCAGAGCCGAACAAGTTTGGGTAACGGATATCACATACATTAAAACCGATAAAGGACATGCGTACCTGGCATTGGTAACAGATGCGTATTCCAAACAAATTATGGATTATAAGATAGACAATAACATGAAAACAGAACTATGCTTAGAAGCGCTTAAAATGGCTATCAAGAATAGAAAATATCCTAATCAAAAATTGATTCATCACTCAGATAGAGGGATACAATATTGTAATCCTATCTACACTAAGTTTGCGGAAGACAATGGAATAACAATGAGTATGACTGAACAATACGACCCTTACGAAAATGCAATTGCAGAAAGAATTAACAGAACTTTAAAATATGAATATGGACTAAAACATGTCATAAAAAATCTTAAATTAGCAAAAGCGATCACCAAAAAAGCGGTCGAAATATATAACAATCTTCGTCCACATTGTAGTCTTGATTTATGCACGCCAAAACACGTGCACCTAAATCAAAATATAAACTACAAATCGTACCGAAGAAATAAAAACAAACTGGAATTATTAACCTTTTAA
- a CDS encoding right-handed parallel beta-helix repeat-containing protein → MKKILFISLMLVVSISCFAQSKADFYISTEGSDDWSGKLASPNEQGTDGPFATLTHAKEAVRTLKKTKLTDIIVLIREGVYKLNNTVVFGLEDSGQEDMTITYAAYPGETPVFSSGKEIKGWEKVTKDIPGLPEKAKGNVWVADTSDKFLTLYDEDGMLPRAQSEGFIAEEKTNARDRVHFPNGTFKNWSNIQDAEIKVRPHHAWITNMLPIESVNKKSEIVNTSISATYGMNVLHFLKDTENVWIENVIEALDKEGEWVLNTKENKVYLWPRNQSTIVAPQLLELIRVEGKINERGSKDIPVRNLKFKGLTFKHGERYTLTPNDAGLQHDWDMYDKNNALVRFRGTEDCVIDECHFLYSGSGAIRVDLHGIGNTISSNHIEHMGGGGILLCGYGPGTKDVNKKNTVYNNNIHHVGEIYWHSPGIFVWQSGENRIANNLIHHTDYTGLILSGCMTDFFAKKGNGRELVRTLRRHELPEFDKEVTLEEVLPYLHTHDNIVENNEIHHAMQRLGDGNGIYIRGAGRNNIIRRNYIHHLVADMIMQAALRTDGGQTGTLITENVIYKCTSQGILTKLDNRVVNNVVADIIAPPRGYYLSVREGPLTGGAIKNNIFYSPTKLVTFIDELPPGKKGKSEDRRGRALARAKDADTDFNIYFCAEDANKGIEMLEKNQKDGVDLNSKSIDPMFVDPENGDFRFKPGSPALEMGIVPIDVSKIGLVKVVN, encoded by the coding sequence ATGAAAAAAATATTGTTTATAAGTTTAATGCTAGTAGTTAGTATTTCATGTTTTGCACAATCAAAGGCAGATTTTTATATATCAACAGAAGGATCTGATGATTGGTCTGGTAAATTGGCTAGTCCCAATGAACAAGGAACAGATGGTCCATTTGCTACCTTAACGCATGCAAAAGAAGCCGTTCGTACATTAAAGAAAACTAAATTAACAGATATTATTGTATTAATCCGTGAAGGGGTTTATAAGTTAAATAATACAGTTGTTTTTGGTTTAGAAGATTCTGGCCAAGAAGACATGACGATTACTTATGCTGCGTATCCTGGAGAAACCCCTGTGTTTAGCTCAGGAAAAGAAATAAAAGGTTGGGAAAAGGTAACAAAAGATATTCCTGGCTTGCCAGAAAAGGCAAAAGGGAATGTATGGGTTGCGGATACTTCGGATAAGTTTTTAACTCTTTATGATGAGGATGGAATGTTGCCACGTGCACAATCAGAAGGTTTTATTGCAGAAGAAAAAACAAATGCTAGAGACAGAGTACATTTTCCTAATGGTACATTTAAAAACTGGTCTAACATACAAGATGCAGAAATAAAAGTACGACCACATCATGCTTGGATTACAAATATGCTTCCAATTGAATCTGTAAACAAAAAGAGCGAGATTGTAAACACATCTATAAGTGCTACTTATGGAATGAATGTTTTACACTTTCTAAAAGATACAGAAAATGTTTGGATAGAAAATGTAATAGAAGCTTTAGATAAAGAAGGAGAGTGGGTATTAAATACTAAAGAAAATAAAGTTTATTTGTGGCCACGTAACCAATCAACTATTGTAGCTCCTCAATTATTGGAGTTGATTCGTGTAGAAGGTAAAATCAATGAAAGAGGAAGTAAAGATATTCCCGTTAGAAATCTTAAATTTAAAGGGTTAACATTTAAACATGGAGAAAGATATACATTAACTCCAAATGATGCTGGTTTACAACATGACTGGGACATGTATGATAAAAATAATGCTTTGGTTCGTTTTAGAGGAACAGAAGATTGTGTTATTGATGAATGTCATTTTCTTTATAGTGGTAGTGGAGCGATTCGTGTAGATTTACACGGTATTGGAAATACTATTTCAAGTAACCATATAGAACATATGGGAGGTGGCGGAATTTTACTTTGTGGTTATGGACCAGGAACTAAAGATGTAAACAAAAAGAATACGGTTTATAATAATAATATTCATCATGTAGGAGAGATTTACTGGCATTCTCCAGGGATTTTTGTTTGGCAAAGTGGAGAAAATCGCATAGCAAACAATTTAATACACCATACGGATTACACAGGACTTATATTGTCTGGTTGTATGACAGATTTTTTTGCTAAAAAAGGGAATGGTCGTGAATTAGTTCGTACGCTTAGGAGACATGAATTACCTGAATTTGATAAAGAAGTAACTTTAGAGGAAGTATTACCTTATTTACATACTCATGACAACATTGTAGAGAATAACGAAATTCATCATGCAATGCAAAGATTAGGAGATGGTAATGGAATATATATCCGTGGAGCAGGAAGAAATAATATTATTCGCCGCAATTATATCCACCATTTGGTTGCTGATATGATTATGCAAGCAGCGCTTCGTACTGATGGTGGTCAAACGGGTACTTTAATTACGGAGAATGTGATTTATAAGTGTACTTCTCAAGGAATTTTAACAAAATTAGATAATAGAGTAGTGAATAATGTAGTGGCAGATATTATAGCACCACCACGTGGTTACTATTTATCGGTTCGTGAAGGTCCTTTAACAGGTGGAGCAATTAAGAATAATATTTTTTATTCGCCAACTAAGCTAGTAACTTTTATTGATGAATTACCTCCTGGAAAAAAAGGGAAGTCAGAGGATAGAAGAGGGCGTGCGTTGGCTAGAGCTAAAGATGCTGACACAGATTTTAATATTTACTTCTGTGCCGAAGATGCAAATAAAGGAATAGAGATGTTAGAGAAAAATCAAAAAGACGGTGTAGACTTAAATAGTAAATCGATTGATCCTATGTTTGTTGATCCTGAAAATGGAGATTTTAGATTTAAACCAGGTTCTCCAGCTTTAGAAATGGGAATTGTTCCTATAGATGTTTCAAAAATAGGTTTGGTTAAAGTCGTAAATTAA
- a CDS encoding T9SS type A sorting domain-containing protein, which produces MILINHIEAQKNDPNQGLRAHWLRGTWGINWKPVNLYNGGHEGLSIEPFLNQISHIKTIDYIQVHLGESSIKSSVHMGPHSLLESFWEGDTDANGDPINLVVPRASYGEDPFLEIVKAIRAAGLKVMVYVNSSNMLSREGPGGSNPDYIPNITERWKEWCDTNAEAQAFIASQPYHTGVWDETSKTYINSETEFPERKYMFCYAEFVLKEYAIRYGDLLDAWCFDSGSWMGMNGDSQTNGIYEDQMIFNAFKAACHAGNPDAALSFQNSPERDTEELNPFSEAVHADDFMFGHPYNGGRDGGSHTIGTPSLYSRNYAHIEKMKETNGYAHRGSDPQTWTWDDNVVAHYDPPMSTTSWNGGNTPALTDEEFNLWNLEAVQNGGAISWGLPLVKKSGTNEQLVGTDWALAQLNGMDAHLMELEAPGAPNWSRQETVLSEAKIGEVYHHVLEEGKDFWDPENIGAISLSLSGDNVPTWITLEQTEPGIWTLSGTSTDTKATTYVFDIVAQDTDGSNTRTVSLEVANDTKEEEMSVVIKAVANTNYGVDQTAIMYSDVLTALDGKATFKISVNVTPQIGKAISSGVSGGLTTTQSWGLSGDEREGSKENMFYGEKVDWVTISDIQIIEFNANGGTLQESDFENITFKSLMIVNGQTLGKDAIAFTINEETIELGNLDSNPFSIELQDKNQTSFSIGIGNSVDQSSNKWSVEEIILSIDLSEMLSVEKVEKESVVLWPNPTSGIVHFDEINPQFIQVYDFNGRLLKSEVSSANYLDVSEFNNGVYIFKFRLNNGEVIHKKVIKKN; this is translated from the coding sequence ATGATCTTAATAAATCATATTGAAGCTCAAAAGAATGATCCAAATCAGGGTTTACGAGCCCATTGGCTAAGAGGAACTTGGGGAATAAATTGGAAGCCGGTAAATTTATATAATGGTGGACACGAAGGATTATCAATAGAGCCTTTTTTGAACCAGATAAGTCATATAAAGACAATTGATTATATTCAAGTTCACCTTGGAGAATCTTCAATTAAATCTTCTGTACACATGGGGCCACATTCATTATTAGAGAGTTTTTGGGAAGGAGATACAGATGCTAATGGAGATCCTATTAATTTGGTTGTCCCACGTGCATCTTATGGTGAAGATCCTTTTTTAGAAATTGTAAAGGCTATTAGAGCAGCAGGTTTAAAGGTAATGGTATATGTGAATAGTTCTAATATGCTTTCTAGAGAGGGGCCAGGTGGATCTAATCCGGATTATATACCTAATATAACAGAGCGTTGGAAAGAATGGTGTGATACCAATGCTGAAGCTCAGGCATTTATTGCCAGTCAACCCTACCATACAGGAGTGTGGGATGAAACTAGTAAAACTTATATAAATTCAGAAACTGAATTTCCTGAACGTAAATATATGTTTTGTTATGCTGAATTTGTACTTAAAGAATATGCCATTCGTTATGGAGATTTACTAGATGCTTGGTGTTTTGATTCTGGAAGTTGGATGGGGATGAATGGAGATAGTCAAACGAACGGTATTTACGAAGATCAAATGATTTTTAATGCATTTAAGGCAGCGTGTCATGCTGGAAATCCTGATGCAGCCCTTTCGTTTCAAAATAGTCCAGAAAGAGATACAGAAGAATTAAACCCATTTTCTGAAGCTGTTCATGCCGATGATTTTATGTTTGGACATCCTTATAACGGAGGTAGAGATGGAGGTAGTCATACAATTGGGACACCTTCTTTGTATTCTCGTAATTACGCACATATTGAAAAAATGAAAGAAACCAACGGATACGCACATCGGGGTAGCGATCCTCAAACTTGGACTTGGGACGATAATGTAGTAGCACATTACGACCCTCCTATGAGTACTACATCTTGGAATGGTGGTAATACACCAGCGCTCACAGATGAGGAATTTAATCTTTGGAATTTGGAAGCTGTGCAAAATGGTGGTGCAATTTCTTGGGGACTACCATTGGTGAAAAAATCAGGAACAAATGAACAACTCGTGGGGACAGATTGGGCTTTGGCTCAATTAAATGGAATGGATGCTCATTTAATGGAGTTGGAGGCACCAGGAGCCCCAAACTGGTCTAGACAAGAAACTGTATTATCAGAAGCAAAAATAGGTGAAGTCTATCATCATGTTTTAGAAGAGGGTAAAGATTTTTGGGATCCCGAAAATATAGGAGCGATCTCTCTTAGTTTATCTGGGGACAATGTACCCACATGGATAACTTTAGAACAAACGGAACCAGGTATTTGGACTTTAAGTGGTACATCAACAGATACAAAAGCAACTACCTACGTCTTTGATATTGTTGCTCAAGATACTGATGGTTCTAATACAAGAACGGTAAGTTTAGAGGTTGCTAACGATACAAAAGAAGAAGAGATGAGTGTAGTTATAAAAGCAGTAGCAAATACAAACTATGGAGTTGATCAAACAGCAATTATGTATTCAGACGTATTAACAGCTTTAGATGGCAAAGCTACTTTTAAAATTTCTGTGAATGTGACTCCACAAATAGGTAAAGCTATTTCTAGTGGAGTGTCAGGAGGACTTACTACTACTCAATCTTGGGGATTGTCAGGAGATGAAAGAGAGGGTTCAAAAGAGAATATGTTTTATGGAGAAAAGGTAGATTGGGTAACAATATCTGATATACAAATAATTGAATTTAATGCTAATGGAGGTACATTACAAGAGTCTGATTTTGAAAACATAACTTTTAAATCGTTGATGATTGTAAATGGGCAAACGCTAGGCAAGGATGCTATAGCATTTACTATAAATGAAGAAACAATAGAATTAGGTAATTTAGATTCAAATCCTTTTTCAATAGAATTACAAGATAAAAATCAGACTTCATTTTCTATAGGGATAGGAAATAGTGTAGATCAATCATCAAACAAATGGTCTGTAGAAGAGATTATTTTATCAATAGATCTTAGTGAAATGTTGTCTGTTGAAAAAGTAGAAAAAGAATCCGTTGTGTTATGGCCTAACCCAACATCAGGAATAGTTCATTTTGATGAAATAAATCCTCAATTTATTCAAGTGTATGATTTTAATGGAAGGCTTTTAAAATCGGAGGTGTCAAGTGCAAATTATTTAGATGTTTCTGAATTTAATAATGGGGTTTATATATTTAAATTTAGATTAAACAATGGAGAAGTGATACATAAAAAAGTTATAAAGAAAAACTAA